In a single window of the Delftia tsuruhatensis genome:
- a CDS encoding VOC family protein, with amino-acid sequence MSVLGIDEITYGADDLATCRRFFLDWGLALVQEEADRLVFETLNGCRVIVAAVDHPELPPAIEAGPTLREVVWGVESEADLALYASRIAALPGFSQGQGRIGCTDPNGLSVRLQVTQKRDVDVQGAAYNTWNRKDRVNQASPAYERAQPIEVGHVVFFVKDVQACERFYVDNFGFAASDRYPERGAFLRCAPDGGHHDIFLLQRPARDAGLNHVAFTVRDIHEVFGGGMHISRCGWDTQLGPGRHPVSSAYFWYFKNPAGALVEYYADEDQLTAEWQPREFEPGPTVFAEWAIDGGIDGNTRRQKGVGTSDGKFITDKRH; translated from the coding sequence ATGAGCGTACTGGGCATAGACGAAATCACCTACGGCGCGGACGACCTGGCGACCTGCCGCCGCTTCTTCCTGGACTGGGGCCTGGCACTGGTGCAGGAAGAGGCCGACCGGCTGGTGTTCGAGACCCTCAACGGCTGCCGTGTGATCGTGGCTGCCGTGGACCATCCCGAACTGCCGCCCGCCATCGAGGCCGGCCCCACGCTGCGCGAAGTGGTCTGGGGCGTGGAGAGCGAGGCAGACCTTGCGCTGTACGCCAGCCGCATTGCCGCGCTGCCAGGCTTCTCGCAGGGCCAGGGCCGCATCGGCTGCACCGATCCCAACGGCCTGTCCGTGCGCCTGCAGGTCACGCAAAAGCGTGATGTGGATGTGCAAGGCGCCGCCTACAACACCTGGAACCGCAAGGACCGCGTCAACCAGGCCAGCCCGGCCTACGAACGCGCCCAGCCCATCGAGGTCGGCCATGTGGTGTTCTTCGTCAAGGATGTGCAGGCCTGCGAGCGTTTCTACGTGGACAACTTCGGCTTCGCAGCCTCGGACCGCTACCCCGAGCGCGGCGCCTTCCTGCGCTGCGCGCCCGACGGCGGCCACCACGACATCTTCCTGCTGCAGCGCCCGGCCAGGGACGCGGGCCTGAACCACGTGGCCTTCACGGTGCGCGACATCCACGAGGTCTTCGGCGGCGGCATGCACATCTCGCGCTGCGGCTGGGACACCCAGCTGGGCCCGGGCCGCCATCCCGTGTCCTCGGCCTACTTCTGGTACTTCAAGAACCCTGCGGGCGCCCTGGTCGAGTACTACGCCGACGAGGACCAGCTCACCGCCGAATGGCAGCCGCGCGAGTTCGAGCCCGGCCCCACGGTGTTTGCCGAATGGGCCATCGATGGCGGCATCGACGGCAACACCCGGCGCCAAAAAGGCGTGGGTACCAGCGACGGGAAATTCATCACAGACAAGCGGCATTGA
- a CDS encoding aldehyde dehydrogenase, translated as MSNLELLPINIAGEWRLGGGGESTTLYPATGEVVGRLRAPSLEDVEEAIQKADHAFRTSGWAQRKPHERAAVLHRVAQLIRERAEPLAQLQRLDNGKPINETRALVASAAGTFQYIAAACETMEETITPSRGDFMTMSVYEPMGVVAAITPWNSPIASEAQKLAPALAAGNAVVVKPAEATPLLALELAKICEEAGVPKGLVSVLPGRGSVIGDAITKHPLVKRVSFTGGTSTGKHIAHIAADKMMPVSLELGGKSATMVLADADIDHAVNGVLYGIFSSSGESCIAGSRLFVARNLYAPFMERLTAKAAALQVGDPADERTQMGPLITAKHRESIESYVALGLSEGGRLLTGGQRPEGAQFERGYYYRPTIIDGVKNDWQICQQEIFGPVLVAMPFDSEDDLLAQANDSVYALAAGIWTRDYKSAWRIGRAVQAGTVWINTYKQFSISTPFGGWRDSGLGREKGRLGIQQYMEQKSMYWGLNEHPLAWAN; from the coding sequence ATGTCGAACCTGGAACTGCTCCCCATCAATATCGCCGGCGAATGGCGCCTGGGCGGCGGTGGCGAATCCACCACGCTCTATCCCGCCACCGGCGAAGTGGTGGGCCGCCTGCGCGCGCCCAGCCTGGAGGATGTGGAAGAGGCCATCCAGAAGGCCGACCACGCCTTTCGCACCAGCGGCTGGGCGCAAAGAAAGCCCCACGAGCGCGCGGCCGTGCTGCACCGCGTGGCCCAGCTGATCCGCGAGCGCGCCGAGCCGCTGGCCCAGTTGCAGCGTCTGGACAACGGCAAGCCCATCAACGAGACGCGCGCCCTGGTGGCCAGCGCCGCCGGCACCTTCCAGTACATCGCGGCGGCCTGCGAGACCATGGAGGAAACCATCACGCCCTCGCGCGGCGACTTCATGACCATGAGCGTCTACGAGCCCATGGGCGTGGTCGCGGCCATCACGCCGTGGAACTCGCCGATCGCCAGCGAGGCGCAAAAGCTGGCGCCCGCGCTGGCCGCCGGCAATGCCGTGGTCGTCAAGCCCGCCGAGGCCACGCCGCTGCTGGCGCTGGAGCTGGCGAAGATCTGCGAAGAGGCCGGCGTGCCCAAGGGCCTGGTCAGCGTGCTGCCGGGCCGGGGCTCGGTGATCGGCGATGCCATCACCAAGCACCCGCTGGTCAAGCGCGTGTCGTTCACGGGCGGCACGTCCACGGGCAAGCACATCGCCCACATCGCGGCCGACAAGATGATGCCGGTCTCGCTGGAGCTGGGCGGCAAGTCGGCCACCATGGTGCTGGCCGATGCCGATATCGACCACGCCGTCAACGGCGTGCTCTACGGCATCTTCAGCTCCTCGGGCGAGTCGTGCATCGCGGGCTCGCGCCTGTTCGTGGCGCGCAATCTCTACGCCCCGTTCATGGAGCGCCTGACGGCCAAGGCCGCCGCGCTGCAGGTGGGCGACCCGGCCGACGAGCGCACGCAGATGGGCCCGCTGATCACGGCGAAGCACCGCGAATCCATCGAGAGCTACGTGGCCCTGGGCCTGTCCGAAGGCGGCCGGCTGCTCACAGGCGGCCAGCGGCCCGAGGGCGCGCAGTTCGAGCGCGGCTACTACTACCGCCCGACCATCATCGACGGCGTGAAGAACGACTGGCAGATCTGCCAGCAGGAGATCTTCGGCCCCGTGCTCGTGGCCATGCCCTTCGACAGCGAGGACGACCTGCTCGCCCAGGCCAACGACAGCGTCTATGCGCTGGCCGCCGGCATCTGGACGCGCGACTACAAGAGCGCCTGGCGCATTGGCCGCGCGGTGCAGGCCGGCACGGTCTGGATCAACACCTACAAGCAGTTCTCCATCTCCACACCCTTCGGCGGCTGGCGCGACAGCGGCCTGGGCCGCGAGAAGGGACGGCTGGGCATACAGCAGTACATGGAGCAGAAAAGCATGTACTGGGGCTTGAACGAACACCCGCTGGCCTGGGCAAATTAA
- a CDS encoding thiamine pyrophosphate-binding protein, translated as MTSTANKTTVGAVVAQFLEHCGVKAAFGVISIHNMPILDAMHARGRVRFVMARGEAGAGNMADACARSTSSLGVCITSTGPAAGNIAGSLVEAYTAGTPLLHITGQIETQYLDQKLSYIHEAPDQLTMLGAVSKAAFRVRSAETCLSTLKAAVQAAMTAPTGPVSVEIPIDIQQTVIDMPADLSPLPVAVLAPSEASLDALADTLAKARRPLLWLGGGARHAVAAVQRLKALGFGIVSTGQGRGIVAEDDPASLGAYNIQKPVEAFYQRCDAMLAVGTRLRSNETLKYELKLPRPLLRIDVDAAQQGRCYADDGFVCGDSALALTGLADRLEARGYKADPELLADLRQVHDEAVATMRDGLGPYSVLVQELQRAVGRHFNWVRDVTVSNSTWGNRELRFFEPNAGVHATGGGIGMGMPMAIGAAVGAAVTGSGRKTLGLAGDGGFILNLGELATLVQEECDTLIVLMNDQRYGVIQNIQDASYGGRRCYVELHTPDYAQLCASIQLPHARVQDLKELPAVLQSAWTKKGPFLLEIDMRAIGNFKATFSGPPVNKLDQIPATSMATKAA; from the coding sequence ATGACATCCACCGCAAACAAAACCACCGTCGGCGCCGTTGTGGCCCAGTTCCTCGAACACTGCGGAGTCAAGGCCGCGTTCGGCGTGATCTCCATCCACAACATGCCCATCCTGGACGCGATGCATGCGCGCGGCAGGGTCCGCTTCGTGATGGCGCGCGGCGAGGCCGGCGCCGGCAACATGGCCGATGCCTGCGCGCGTTCCACCTCCAGCCTGGGCGTGTGCATCACCAGCACCGGCCCGGCCGCAGGCAACATCGCCGGCAGCCTGGTGGAGGCCTATACGGCCGGAACGCCGCTGCTGCACATCACGGGCCAGATCGAGACGCAGTACCTGGACCAGAAGCTGTCGTACATCCACGAGGCGCCGGACCAGCTGACCATGCTGGGCGCCGTGTCCAAGGCGGCGTTCCGCGTGCGCAGCGCCGAGACCTGCCTGTCCACCCTCAAGGCGGCCGTGCAGGCCGCGATGACCGCGCCCACGGGGCCGGTGAGCGTGGAGATCCCCATCGACATCCAGCAGACCGTGATCGACATGCCGGCCGACCTGTCGCCGCTGCCGGTGGCCGTGCTGGCGCCCAGCGAGGCATCGCTGGATGCGCTGGCCGACACGCTGGCCAAGGCACGCCGCCCGTTGCTGTGGCTGGGTGGCGGCGCACGCCACGCAGTCGCGGCCGTGCAGCGCCTGAAGGCGCTGGGCTTTGGCATCGTCAGCACGGGCCAGGGCCGCGGCATCGTGGCCGAGGACGATCCGGCCTCGCTGGGCGCCTACAACATCCAGAAGCCCGTGGAGGCCTTCTACCAGCGCTGCGACGCCATGCTGGCCGTGGGCACGCGCCTGCGCAGCAACGAGACGCTGAAGTACGAACTCAAGCTGCCGCGCCCGCTGCTGCGCATCGATGTGGACGCCGCCCAGCAGGGCCGCTGCTATGCCGACGACGGCTTCGTCTGCGGCGACTCGGCCCTGGCGCTGACGGGCCTGGCCGACCGGCTGGAGGCACGCGGCTACAAGGCCGACCCCGAGCTGCTGGCCGACCTGCGCCAGGTGCACGACGAGGCCGTGGCCACCATGCGCGACGGCCTGGGCCCGTACAGCGTGCTGGTGCAGGAGCTGCAAAGGGCCGTGGGCCGCCACTTCAACTGGGTGCGTGACGTGACCGTCTCCAACAGCACCTGGGGCAACCGCGAGCTGCGCTTTTTCGAGCCCAACGCGGGCGTGCACGCCACGGGCGGCGGCATCGGTATGGGCATGCCCATGGCCATCGGCGCGGCCGTGGGCGCGGCGGTGACCGGCTCGGGCCGCAAGACGCTGGGCCTGGCGGGCGATGGCGGCTTCATCCTGAACCTGGGTGAACTCGCCACGCTGGTGCAGGAGGAGTGCGACACCCTGATCGTGCTGATGAACGACCAGCGCTACGGCGTGATCCAGAACATCCAGGACGCCTCCTACGGCGGCCGCCGCTGCTATGTGGAACTGCACACGCCCGACTACGCGCAGCTGTGCGCCTCCATCCAGCTGCCCCATGCCCGCGTGCAAGACCTCAAGGAGTTGCCGGCAGTGCTCCAGTCGGCCTGGACAAAGAAGGGTCCCTTCCTGCTGGAGATCGACATGCGCGCCATCGGCAATTTCAAAGCCACGTTCTCGGGCCCGCCGGTGAACAAGCTGGACCAGATCCCGGCCACCAGCATGGCCACCAAGGCCGCCTGA
- a CDS encoding SDR family oxidoreductase gives MFDSQLKDTTAVVTGGSSGIGLATVDLLLSQGARVALCGRSAERLEQAVQQLRGRHPEARLFAQACDVLDAAQVQQFARDSEAELGPASILVNNAGQGRVSTFASTDDAAWTEELHLKFFSVLHPTRAFLPQLERTAQPAIVCVNSLLASQPEPHMVATSAARAGLKNLVRSMATEFAPKGVRVNGILVGLIESGQWRRRFEAREDKSQDWDAWSAELARKKSIPLGRLGSPDEAARAIFYLATPLSSYTTGSHIDVSGGLARQA, from the coding sequence ATGTTTGATTCCCAACTCAAGGACACCACGGCCGTCGTCACCGGCGGCTCTTCGGGCATCGGCCTGGCGACGGTCGATCTGCTGCTGTCGCAGGGCGCGCGCGTCGCCCTGTGCGGGCGCAGCGCCGAACGCCTGGAGCAGGCCGTGCAGCAACTGCGCGGACGCCATCCCGAGGCCCGCCTGTTCGCCCAGGCCTGCGATGTACTGGACGCCGCCCAGGTGCAGCAATTTGCCCGTGACAGCGAGGCGGAACTGGGTCCGGCCTCCATCCTCGTGAACAACGCGGGCCAGGGCCGGGTCTCGACCTTCGCCAGCACCGACGACGCGGCCTGGACCGAGGAGCTGCACCTGAAGTTCTTCTCGGTGCTGCATCCCACGCGCGCCTTCCTGCCCCAGCTCGAACGCACGGCGCAGCCGGCCATCGTCTGCGTGAACTCGCTGCTGGCCTCCCAGCCCGAGCCGCACATGGTGGCCACCTCGGCCGCGCGCGCCGGCCTCAAGAACCTGGTGCGCTCCATGGCCACCGAGTTCGCGCCCAAGGGCGTGCGCGTCAACGGCATCCTGGTCGGCCTGATCGAGTCCGGCCAGTGGCGTCGCCGCTTCGAGGCGCGCGAGGACAAATCGCAGGACTGGGACGCCTGGAGCGCCGAGCTGGCTCGCAAGAAATCCATTCCCCTGGGCCGCCTGGGCTCGCCCGACGAGGCCGCCCGCGCCATCTTCTATCTCGCCACGCCCCTGTCCTCGTACACCACCGGCAGTCACATCGATGTTTCCGGCGGCCTTGCTCGGCAGGCGTAG
- a CDS encoding IclR family transcriptional regulator, with the protein MTDTTSSENAESADNGTDKYMVPALERGLRLLQEFGRGNATLGAPELARRLQLPRATVFRMLNTLEAMGFLQRTEGSNDYRLGLSVLRLGFEFLSSMDLTELGQPVIARLCEATRFPCNIVVRDGRSIVYVAKVTPPTPLTSSVRVGTRLPAHATALGRVLLADLSLPELRALYPEEHLEAHTPKTPKTVLDLFNLVEADRARGHVFSEGFYEASICTIAAPVRDHSGRVVAALGTTIAAQHVEGGRAEDLIAGVCAAAAELSELLNYRPQAQTAQLLSLNSRRAGGGHV; encoded by the coding sequence ATGACCGACACCACCTCTTCCGAGAACGCCGAGAGCGCGGACAACGGTACCGACAAATACATGGTGCCCGCGCTGGAGCGTGGCCTGCGCCTGCTGCAGGAGTTCGGGCGCGGCAATGCCACGCTGGGTGCGCCCGAGCTGGCGCGCCGCCTGCAGCTGCCGCGTGCCACGGTGTTCCGCATGCTCAACACGCTGGAGGCCATGGGCTTCTTGCAGCGCACCGAAGGCAGCAACGACTACCGCCTGGGCCTGTCCGTGCTGCGCCTGGGATTCGAGTTCCTCTCGTCCATGGACCTGACCGAGCTGGGCCAGCCCGTGATCGCGCGGCTGTGCGAGGCCACGCGCTTTCCCTGCAACATCGTCGTGCGCGACGGCCGCTCCATCGTCTACGTGGCCAAGGTCACGCCGCCCACGCCGCTGACCAGCTCGGTGCGCGTGGGCACGCGGCTGCCGGCGCATGCCACGGCCCTGGGCCGCGTGCTGCTGGCCGACCTGTCGCTGCCCGAGCTGCGGGCCCTCTATCCCGAGGAACACCTGGAGGCGCACACGCCCAAGACACCGAAGACCGTGCTCGACCTTTTCAACCTGGTCGAGGCCGATCGCGCGCGCGGCCATGTGTTCAGCGAGGGCTTCTACGAGGCCTCGATCTGCACCATCGCCGCCCCCGTGCGCGATCACAGCGGCCGCGTCGTGGCGGCGCTGGGCACGACCATCGCGGCCCAGCATGTCGAAGGCGGCCGCGCCGAAGACCTGATCGCCGGCGTCTGCGCCGCCGCGGCCGAGCTGTCCGAGCTGCTGAACTACCGCCCGCAGGCGCAGACGGCCCAGCTGCTTTCCCTCAATTCCCGGCGCGCAGGAGGCGGCCATGTTTGA
- a CDS encoding SDR family oxidoreductase, giving the protein MNTTPSTGLLAGRRILVTGSARGLGFAFAKAFCEQGARVAMADLREELLAQSVATLRAQGHEAHGFGLDAGNPESIKRCAQQAVQALGGLDGLVNNAAVTDSGGKGMDDISLDKWDQVMNVNVRGVWLMTRACRAALRDSGRGAIVNLASDTALWGAPNLMAYVASKGAVMAMTRSMARELGADGITINAVAPGLVLVEATEYVPEHRHRLYIDQRALQREQRPEDVSGAVAYALSDGARFVTGQVLPVNGGFVMN; this is encoded by the coding sequence ATGAACACCACGCCCTCCACAGGCCTGCTCGCCGGCCGCCGCATCCTGGTCACAGGCTCGGCCCGCGGCCTGGGTTTTGCGTTCGCCAAGGCCTTTTGCGAACAGGGCGCGCGTGTCGCCATGGCCGATCTGCGCGAGGAGCTGCTGGCCCAGTCCGTGGCCACGCTGCGCGCGCAGGGCCATGAGGCGCACGGCTTCGGCCTGGATGCCGGCAACCCGGAATCGATCAAGCGCTGCGCGCAGCAGGCGGTGCAGGCGCTGGGCGGGCTGGACGGCCTGGTCAACAACGCGGCCGTGACCGATTCGGGCGGCAAGGGCATGGACGACATCTCCCTGGACAAGTGGGACCAGGTGATGAACGTCAACGTGCGCGGCGTGTGGCTGATGACGCGTGCCTGCCGCGCCGCGCTGCGCGACAGCGGCCGGGGCGCCATCGTCAACCTGGCGTCCGACACGGCCCTGTGGGGCGCCCCCAACCTGATGGCCTATGTGGCCAGCAAGGGCGCCGTGATGGCCATGACGCGCTCCATGGCGCGCGAGCTGGGCGCCGACGGCATCACCATCAATGCCGTGGCCCCGGGCCTGGTGCTGGTGGAGGCCACGGAATACGTGCCCGAGCACCGCCACCGCCTGTATATCGACCAGCGTGCGCTGCAGCGCGAGCAGCGGCCCGAGGATGTGTCGGGCGCCGTGGCCTATGCGCTGTCCGATGGCGCGCGCTTTGTCACTGGCCAGGTCCTTCCCGTCAACGGCGGCTTCGTGATGAATTGA
- a CDS encoding 5'-methylthioadenosine/adenosylhomocysteine nucleosidase, protein MTIAILSALPQEQEGLVHAMSDAQGTAHAGRMFWRGRLHGHDMVCALSGIGKVAAATTATALIERFGVRRIAFTGVAGGLGDGVQVGDVVIASEYLQHDLDASPIFPRWEMPGYGRTRLPCDPEMTAALLAAAQACVADAGEDLRAAHATTAPRAHQGLIASGDQFVGTAGASCALAQGLRAAGHEVLAVEMEGAAVAQACLDYGVPFAAMRTVSDRADDSAHVDFAEFVRVVASRYALRVVDGFLRRLAV, encoded by the coding sequence ATGACCATCGCCATCCTCAGTGCCCTGCCGCAGGAACAGGAAGGCCTGGTCCATGCCATGTCCGACGCCCAGGGCACGGCCCACGCCGGCCGCATGTTCTGGCGCGGACGCCTGCATGGGCACGACATGGTCTGTGCGCTGTCGGGCATAGGCAAGGTGGCGGCCGCCACCACGGCCACGGCGCTGATCGAGCGCTTCGGCGTGCGCCGCATCGCCTTCACCGGCGTGGCCGGCGGCCTGGGCGATGGCGTGCAGGTGGGCGATGTGGTGATCGCCAGCGAATACCTGCAGCACGACCTGGATGCCTCGCCCATCTTCCCGCGCTGGGAGATGCCCGGCTACGGCCGCACGCGCCTGCCCTGCGACCCCGAAATGACGGCCGCGCTCCTGGCCGCAGCCCAGGCCTGCGTAGCCGATGCGGGCGAAGACCTGCGCGCCGCCCACGCCACCACGGCGCCGCGCGCGCACCAGGGGCTGATTGCCAGCGGTGACCAGTTCGTGGGCACGGCGGGCGCTTCTTGCGCCCTGGCGCAGGGCCTGCGTGCTGCAGGGCACGAGGTGCTGGCGGTGGAGATGGAAGGCGCCGCCGTGGCGCAGGCCTGCCTGGACTATGGCGTGCCGTTTGCGGCCATGCGGACGGTTTCCGATCGGGCGGATGACAGTGCGCATGTGGACTTTGCGGAGTTCGTGAGGGTGGTGGCGAGTCGGTATGCGTTGCGGGTGGTGGATGGGTTTTTGCGGCGGCTTGCTGTCTGA
- a CDS encoding aspartate dehydrogenase: MKIAVIGCGAIGASVLELLKGHAAVQVGWVLVPDVTDAVRATLALHAPQARAVAALEAEDLPDLIVECAGHAAIEEHVLPALRRGIPAVVASIGALSAPGMAEAVQAAAEAGDTQVQLLSGAIGGVDALAAARIGGLDEVVYTGRKPPLAWTGTPAEQRCDLASLKEAFCIFEGSAREAAQLYPKNANVAATLSLAGMGLDRTTVRLYADPGVDENVHHVAARGAFGSMELTMRGKPLAANPKTSALTVYSVVRAVLNEATAIAI, from the coding sequence ATGAAGATTGCTGTGATTGGCTGCGGTGCGATTGGCGCCAGCGTGCTCGAACTGCTCAAGGGACATGCCGCCGTGCAGGTGGGCTGGGTGCTTGTGCCGGACGTGACCGACGCTGTGCGCGCCACCCTGGCCCTGCATGCACCCCAGGCGCGTGCCGTGGCTGCGCTGGAGGCCGAAGACCTGCCCGACCTCATCGTGGAGTGCGCGGGCCATGCCGCCATCGAGGAGCATGTGCTGCCCGCCCTGCGGCGCGGCATTCCTGCCGTCGTGGCCTCCATCGGCGCGCTCAGCGCCCCGGGCATGGCCGAGGCCGTGCAGGCGGCGGCCGAGGCCGGAGACACCCAGGTGCAATTGCTGTCGGGTGCCATCGGCGGTGTGGACGCGCTGGCCGCCGCGCGCATCGGCGGCCTGGATGAAGTGGTCTACACCGGCCGCAAGCCGCCCCTGGCCTGGACCGGCACGCCCGCAGAACAGCGCTGCGACCTCGCCAGCCTCAAGGAAGCCTTCTGCATCTTCGAAGGCAGCGCACGCGAGGCCGCCCAGCTCTATCCGAAGAACGCCAACGTGGCCGCCACCCTGTCGCTGGCCGGCATGGGCCTGGACCGGACCACGGTGCGCCTGTACGCCGATCCGGGCGTGGACGAGAACGTGCACCATGTGGCCGCGCGCGGCGCCTTCGGGTCCATGGAATTGACCATGCGCGGCAAGCCGCTGGCGGCCAATCCCAAGACCTCGGCCCTCACCGTCTACAGCGTGGTGCGCGCCGTGCTCAACGAGGCCACGGCCATCGCCATCTGA
- a CDS encoding IclR family transcriptional regulator, translated as MSDTSETLSTDNDRYTVPALERGLRLLACFSPSQPVWSAPDLARTLALPRSTVFRMLTTLEGMGYLQRSGTEYRLGLAVLRLGYDYLSTQPLAQLAEPVLQSLCERLGFTTNLALLDGTSVVYVARIAPAGAFQGAVRVGSRLPAHATVLGRALLQDMDADQLRALFGGSELPQFSESTPRSVEQLLQLLQQDHERGYAMGEGFYEPGVSSIAAPVRDAQGRIVAGLGMAVAFTEIAPGRMADWVEQVRAAADELAGHLRAQHPGFLR; from the coding sequence ATGAGCGATACCTCCGAAACCCTCTCTACCGACAACGACCGCTACACCGTTCCCGCGCTGGAGCGCGGCCTGCGCCTGCTGGCCTGCTTCAGCCCCTCGCAGCCCGTTTGGAGCGCGCCCGACCTGGCGCGCACCCTGGCGCTGCCCCGGTCCACGGTGTTCCGGATGCTGACGACGCTGGAGGGCATGGGGTATCTGCAACGCTCGGGCACCGAATACCGGCTGGGCCTGGCCGTGCTGCGCCTGGGCTATGACTACCTGTCCACCCAGCCGCTGGCCCAGCTGGCCGAGCCCGTGCTGCAGTCGCTGTGCGAGCGCCTGGGCTTCACCACCAACCTGGCACTGCTGGACGGCACCTCCGTGGTCTACGTGGCGCGCATTGCGCCGGCCGGCGCCTTCCAGGGCGCCGTGCGCGTGGGCTCGCGCCTGCCGGCCCATGCCACCGTGCTGGGCCGCGCCCTGCTGCAGGACATGGATGCGGACCAGCTGCGCGCCCTGTTCGGCGGCAGCGAACTGCCCCAGTTCTCGGAAAGCACGCCGCGCAGCGTGGAACAGTTGCTGCAGTTGCTGCAGCAGGACCATGAACGCGGCTACGCCATGGGCGAGGGCTTCTACGAGCCCGGCGTCTCCAGCATCGCCGCGCCCGTGCGCGATGCGCAGGGGCGCATCGTGGCGGGCCTGGGCATGGCCGTGGCCTTCACCGAAATCGCTCCCGGCCGCATGGCCGACTGGGTGGAGCAGGTACGTGCCGCCGCTGATGAACTGGCCGGCCACCTGCGTGCCCAGCATCCCGGTTTTCTGCGCTGA
- a CDS encoding alpha/beta fold hydrolase, translating into MTAQTSSRMEQRLQAQFPEHLIALPGGAQVAWREAGDTASDFAVVMLHGISSGAASWLDVALALAPRTRVLAWDAPGYGRSTPLAPAAPTGADYARVLEQSLQALGVRRCLLVGHSLGALMGTPWAVQAGAGRVQQLVLISPAGGYGAPGMGEQQAKVRQGRLAALQEKGVEGLAAAIDQRLVSPSAPEPVRQWVRWNTARLHAAGYAQAVELLCRSDLGQAAGQLAMPVEVWVGAHDVVTPPAACAAWAARLGARYVTLAAAGHASVVEQPADVAQRLATLLT; encoded by the coding sequence ATGACCGCGCAGACGTCATCGCGCATGGAGCAGCGCCTTCAGGCGCAGTTCCCCGAACACCTCATCGCCCTGCCCGGTGGCGCCCAGGTCGCCTGGCGCGAGGCGGGCGACACGGCCTCGGACTTTGCCGTGGTGATGCTGCACGGCATCAGCTCAGGCGCTGCGTCCTGGCTGGACGTGGCCCTGGCGCTGGCGCCGCGCACGCGCGTGCTGGCCTGGGATGCGCCCGGCTACGGCCGTTCCACGCCGCTGGCACCCGCCGCGCCCACGGGCGCCGACTACGCCCGCGTGCTGGAGCAGTCGCTGCAGGCGCTGGGCGTGCGCCGCTGCCTGCTGGTCGGCCACTCGCTGGGTGCGCTCATGGGCACGCCCTGGGCGGTGCAGGCCGGCGCCGGGCGCGTGCAGCAACTGGTGCTGATCAGCCCCGCTGGCGGCTATGGCGCACCCGGCATGGGCGAGCAGCAGGCCAAGGTACGCCAGGGCCGTCTTGCGGCCCTGCAGGAGAAAGGTGTCGAAGGGCTGGCAGCCGCCATCGACCAGCGCCTGGTCTCGCCCTCCGCGCCTGAGCCCGTGCGCCAATGGGTACGCTGGAACACGGCGCGCCTGCATGCCGCAGGCTACGCCCAGGCCGTGGAGCTGCTGTGCCGCAGCGACCTGGGGCAGGCAGCGGGGCAACTGGCCATGCCGGTCGAGGTCTGGGTGGGCGCGCACGACGTGGTCACGCCGCCGGCCGCCTGTGCGGCCTGGGCCGCAAGACTGGGGGCGCGGTACGTTACGCTTGCGGCAGCCGGCCATGCCTCTGTCGTCGAACAACCTGCGGATGTCGCACAGAGGTTGGCCACCCTGCTGACCTGA
- a CDS encoding cupin domain-containing protein: MSESAQNTPRTWDQPEGSSFEQWMESRVARFSTRKYDFDALKFQADFDPKYRRGQMRYIGTGGTGVAADSNTIPAEHFTFSTMVIPAGNEGPSHLHTDVEEVFFLIRGKLKLVLEKDGQRFETILTDRDVVSVPPGVYREEINIGDEDALMCVMLGAKKPITPTYPPEHPLAKIKR; this comes from the coding sequence ATGTCCGAATCCGCTCAGAACACGCCCCGCACCTGGGACCAGCCCGAAGGCTCCAGCTTCGAACAATGGATGGAGTCGCGCGTGGCGCGGTTTTCCACGCGCAAGTACGACTTCGACGCGCTGAAGTTCCAGGCCGACTTCGATCCCAAGTACCGCCGTGGCCAGATGCGCTACATCGGCACGGGCGGCACGGGCGTGGCCGCGGACAGCAACACCATCCCGGCCGAGCACTTCACCTTCTCCACCATGGTCATCCCGGCCGGCAATGAAGGCCCATCGCATCTGCACACCGATGTGGAGGAAGTCTTCTTCCTGATCCGCGGCAAGCTCAAGCTCGTGCTGGAAAAGGACGGCCAGCGCTTCGAGACCATCCTCACCGACCGCGACGTGGTCTCCGTGCCGCCCGGCGTGTACCGCGAGGAAATCAACATCGGCGACGAAGACGCGCTGATGTGCGTGATGCTGGGCGCCAAGAAGCCCATCACGCCCACCTATCCCCCAGAACACCCCCTGGCCAAGATCAAGCGTTGA